One window from the genome of Acinetobacter sp. LoGeW2-3 encodes:
- a CDS encoding GlcG/HbpS family heme-binding protein: protein MKTKHYLTLSDAEFLLNQAYEYALEQGFNVSIAVVDETGNLLAMKRMDGASPMTANLCLEKARCSAISRRPSKLFEDIIKGGQMGFLTMDTFSGMLEGGEPILYQGQLVGAMGVSGVKSFQDAEIAQVAIEKFLTQFS from the coding sequence ATGAAAACCAAACATTATCTGACATTGAGTGATGCCGAGTTTTTATTAAATCAGGCCTATGAATATGCGTTAGAGCAGGGCTTTAATGTCAGTATCGCCGTGGTCGATGAAACTGGTAATTTGCTGGCGATGAAGCGTATGGATGGCGCTTCACCAATGACGGCAAATTTGTGTCTAGAAAAAGCCCGTTGTTCTGCGATTAGTCGCCGTCCGTCCAAGCTGTTTGAAGATATTATTAAAGGCGGTCAAATGGGCTTTCTGACTATGGATACTTTTTCTGGCATGTTAGAAGGTGGTGAACCGATTCTGTACCAAGGTCAGTTAGTCGGAGCAATGGGTGTATCTGGAGTGAAGTCTTTTCAGGATGCTGAGATTGCACAGGTGGCGATTGAGAAGTTTTTAACGCAGTTTAGCTAA
- a CDS encoding phosphopantetheine-binding protein, with protein MLYPMPKKIQFAPSQAKWQLSSTQSVLVLVGLQNLRMMAGIQDSDLMAHLIQISNKAKALDIPIVDLYGNDLIQGMQQLGEYASTHPQLIFAGQITPMLKQILPHLQSVTEQICVIDDAILLPNQEQHIQWIDNISAQGLHHMNSYSLTRLWNLSAPTEYVLSTKGIMLAVAEQLNMDALEIDPHVDLRQYGLDSVAVVSLVGVWRANGANVRYEDVYEHPSLEELVSFVMQSAGR; from the coding sequence ATGCTGTACCCAATGCCCAAAAAAATCCAGTTTGCTCCTTCTCAAGCCAAATGGCAGCTATCCTCAACTCAATCTGTTCTGGTACTGGTGGGGCTACAAAATCTAAGGATGATGGCAGGCATACAAGACAGTGACCTGATGGCTCATCTGATCCAGATCAGCAATAAAGCCAAAGCACTGGATATTCCAATTGTCGACCTCTATGGCAATGACCTGATTCAAGGCATGCAGCAACTCGGTGAATATGCCTCAACCCATCCACAACTGATCTTTGCTGGGCAGATTACACCGATGCTGAAACAGATCCTGCCACATTTACAAAGTGTGACTGAGCAAATCTGCGTGATCGATGATGCGATTCTGCTACCCAATCAGGAACAGCATATTCAGTGGATTGATAATATTTCGGCACAAGGCTTGCATCACATGAATAGCTATAGTCTGACCCGGTTATGGAACCTGAGTGCGCCAACAGAATATGTGCTGTCGACCAAGGGCATCATGCTGGCTGTGGCAGAACAGCTGAATATGGATGCACTAGAAATCGATCCGCATGTAGATTTAAGACAGTATGGATTAGACTCGGTTGCCGTAGTGAGCCTAGTCGGCGTATGGCGTGCCAACGGTGCCAATGTACGTTACGAAGATGTCTATGAACATCCTTCATTAGAAGAACTGGTCAGTTTTGTAATGCAGTCGGCAGGTCGATAA